GATGTGGCCGCCGCCGCGGCGGCCGGGGACGCGGCCGCACTCGACCTGATCCGCGAAGGCGGCAACCGGGTCGGGCAGGTCATCGCCGGTCTCGTCAGCTTCTTCAATCCCGGTCTGGTGGTGATCGGCGGCGGGGTCACCGGCCTCGGTCACAACCTCCTCGCCAGTGTCCGCACCCAGGTCTACCGGCAGTCCCTGCCCCTGGCCACCGGCAACCTCCCCATCGTGCTGGGCGAGTTGGGTCCCACCGCCGGAGTGATCGGCGCGGCCCGCCTCATCAGCGACCACCTCTTCTCACCGGCCTGACCACGGGGCCGGTGAGCGGCGCCCGCGCCGAGGCCGACACCGTACGCACCACCGATCCGCGCCCCGTGCGCACCACCGATCCGTACGCACCGCCCCTTCCCGTTCCGTACGCACCACCTATCCACGTTCCGTACGCACCACCGCTTTGGTCAGGTACTCGTCAGGTACCCCCGTCAGCAGCCGCTCGCGGTGCCGCCGGCTCCACGGCACCTCCAGCCCTGCGCCCCGCCCGCTCACCGGCCCTCCCGAACGCCCGGCACCCCGCCGGGCAGCGGAGACCCCATTCGCCGAGGGGATTCGTCATGGCACCAGAACCACCCCTGCTCACCATGTCCGGCATCACCAAGTCCTTCCCCGGCGTACGCGCCCTGGACGGCGTCGACCTGGAGGTCCAGGCCGGCGAGGTCCACTGCCTCCTCGGCCAGAACGGCGCAGGCAAGTCCACCCTCATCAAGGTGCTCGCCGGGGCCCACCAGCCCGACGACGGCGAGATCACCTGGCGCGGCGAGGCGGTCCGGCTCAAGTCCCCGATCGCCGCCATGCGCCTGGGCATCGCCACGATCTACCAGGAACTCGACCTGGTGGAAGGGCTGTCGGTCGCCGAGAACGTCTTCCTCGGCCATGAACCCACCAGCGCGGGCTTCATCGTCCGTACTGGAGAGGGCCGTTCGGCCGCGAAAGCGCTCCTGTCCCGGCTCGGCCACCCGGAGATCGACCCCGCCCGGCCGGTCGGCTCCCTCTCCGCCGCCCAGCAGCAGATCGTCTCCATGGCGCGGGCGCTCTCCCACGACGTACGGCTCATCGTGATGGACGAGCCCTCCGCCGCTCTCGACCCCGACGAGGTCGACAACCTCTTCCGGATCGTCGACAGCCTCACCGCCGACGGGGTCGCCGTCGTCTACATCTCGCACCGGCTGGAGGAGATCCGCCGCATCGGCGACCGGGTCACCGTGCTGAAGGACGGCCGGGCGGTCGCGGTCGGGCTCCCCGCCGCCGACACCCCCACACGCGACATCGTTGCCATGATGACCGGCCGCGATGTCGAGTACGTCTTCCCGCCGCGCCCGGACGAGGCGGTGGCGAACACCACCGAACCCGTCCTGAAGGTCCAAGGCCTCTCCCGCGCGGGCGAGTTCGCGCCCGTCGACCTCGAACTGCGGCCCGGCGAGATCGTCGGCCTCGCCGGTCTCGTCGGCTCCGGCCGCTCGGAGATCCTGGAGACGATCTACGGCGCCCGCAAGGCGAGCACCGGAACCGTCTCCGTCGGTGGCAAGCAGCTCAGGCCCGGCAGCGTCCGCGCCGCCGTAGCCGCCGGGATCGGTCTCGCCCCCGAGGAGCGCAAGGCCCAGGCCCTGCTGATGACCGAGTCCGTGACCCGCAACGTCTCCGTCTCCTCGCTCTCCCGGTTCGCCCGGGTGGGCTGGATCGACCGGGGCGGCGAGCGGCGGTCCGCGCAGCAGGCCACGCGTGAACTCTCCCTGCGGCCGGACAACCCGGACACACCGATCCGCACCCTCTCCGGCGGCAATCAGCAGAAGGCCGTCCTCGCCCGCTGGCTGCTGCGCGGCTGCCGGGTCCTGCTGCTGGACGAACCCACCCGTGGCGTCGACGTCGGTGCCCGCGCCGAGCTCTACGCCGTGATCCGCCGGCTGGCCGACGAAGGCCTCGCCGTCCTGCTCGTCTCCAGCGAAGTGCCCGAAGTCCTGGGCCTCGCCGACCGGGTGCTGGTGCTCCGGGAGGGACAGGTCGTCCACACGGCCCCCGCCCAGGAGCTGGACGAGCACCGCGTACTCGACCTCGTGATGGAAGGGAGCCCGACGCCATGACACAGCCCGCCCCGTCGGCGCAGCACAACGGGCCGGACAAGGGGGCCCTCACCGGCCCCGCCGGCCCGCCCCCGGTGAAGACCGGCGGTCAGAAGCCCGGCCTCGGACTGCGGCTCGACGTCCGGATCCTGTCCCTGCTCGGTGTCCTCGCCGCCCTCGTCCTGGTCGGCGGCATCACCGAACCGGGCGCGTTCCTGGACACCGGGAACCTCCAGCTGATCCTCACCCAGGCCTCCGTCATCGGGGTCGTCACCGTCGGCATGACCTTCGTCATCACCAGCGGCGGCATCGACCTCTCCGTCGGGGCGATGGTCGCCCTCGCCTCGGTCTGGGCGACGACGCTCGCCACCCAGGAGTACGGTTTCGCGGGCATCGCCTTCACCGCCGTGGTCGTCGGGCTCGCCGCCGGACTGGTGAACGGCGTCCTCATCGCGTACGGCGGGATGGTCCCGTTCATCGCGACGCTGGCCATGCTCGCCTCGGCGCGCGGTCTCGCCCTCATGATCACCGACGGCAAGACGCAGATCGTCACCGTCGACTCGGTCCTCAGCCTCGGCCTGCCGGACTCCTACTTCCTCGGGATCCCGCCGCTGGTCATGATGTTCGCCGCGGTCACGGTCATCGGCTGGCTGATCCTCAACCGCACCACCTTCGGCCGCCGCACGGTCGCGGTCGGCGGCAACGCGGAGGCGGCCCGGCTCGCCGGGATCGACGTCCGCCGCCAGCGCCTCTACCTCTACCTGCTCTCCGGAATGTGCTGCGGCATCGCCGCCTTCATGCTGATCGTGCTCTCCGGCTCCGGCCAGAACACCAACGGCAATCTCTACGAACTCGACGCCATCGCTGCCGCGATCATCGGCGGCACCCTGCTCAGCGGCGGCCGCGGCACCATCGTCGGCTCCGTCCTCGGCGTCCTGATCTTCACCACGATCACCAACATCTTCGCGCTCAACAATCTCCAGAGCGACGTCCAGCAGATCGCCAAGGGCGCCATCATCGTCGCCGCCGTCCTCGTCCAGCGCCGCACCCTGCGCGGCGGCGAGACCTGAGCAACCCGCCGAACCTGAGCCGCACTTCCCCGTCCTGAGCCGTATTTCGCACGTCACCCACCGGATGAAGGGTCCAACCACCATGCCAGAAACCAGCCGCAGAGGGCTGTTGTTCGGAGCCGCAGCCATCTCCTCGGGCGCCCTCCTCACCGCCTGCACCAGCAACGAGCCGAAGAACGCCGAGCCCGCGGGCAACAGCCAGCCCGCAGCCGACGACAAGCCCGGCAAGCCCGTCACCATCGGGTTCGCCGGACCGCAGGCCGACCACGGCTGGCTCAACGCCATCAACGTGAACGCCAAGTCGCGGGCGGAGAAGTACAGCGAGGTGACGCTGGAGATCACCGAGGGCTCCAACGACACCGCTGCCCAGATCGGGCAGGTCAAGACCCTCATCAACAAGAAGGTCGACGTCCTCGTCATCCTCCCCGCCGACGGCAAGGCGCTGACCCAGGTCGGTCTGGAGGCGATGAAGGCGGGCATCCCGGTCGTCAACCTGGACCGGATCTTCGCCTCCCCGCAGGCGTACCGCTGCTGGGTCGGCGGCGACAACTACGGCATGGGTCTCAACGCCGGTCACTACATCGGTGAACAGCTCAAGGACAAGGCGAACGCCAAGGTCGTGGAGCTCGCCGGCATCGACAACCTGGAGCTGACCAAGCAGCGCAGCCAGGGCTTCGCCGACGCGCTCAAGAACTACTCCAACATCAAGCTGGTGGCCCGTCAGGCCGCCGACTTCACCGTCGAGTCCGGCCAGGCGAAGATGGCCCAGCTCCTCCAGGCGCAGAAGCAGTTCGACGCCCTGTGGAACCACGACGACGACCAGGGCGTGGGGGCGCTCCGCGCCATCCAGCAGGCCGGCCGTGACGAGTTCATCATGGTCGGCGGCGCCGGCGCCAAGTCCGCGATGGACGCCATCAAGGCCGACAACTCGGTGCTCAAGGCGACCGTCCTCTACCCGCCGACGATGGCCGCTTCCGCCATCGACCTGGCCCGGGCGCTGGGCCAGAGCAAGGGCGTCAGCGGTCTCTCCGAGATGGAGATCCCGACCTCCCTGACCCTGTACTCGGCCGTGGTCACCAAGGACAACATCGACCAGTACCTGCCGACGGGCTTCAACTGAGCGGGTCCGCGGGGGGTGCGGCGAGCGCATCCCCCGGCCCGTTACCGCACACCGATGAGGAGGAAGTCCGCATGGCCCGTAGTCAAGAGACGGAAGCGCAGACCGCAGCACCGCCGACGCAGGCGCGAGCAACGCTCGGGGTCGGCATGGTCGGATACGCGTTCATGGGCGCCGCCCACTCCCAGGGGTGGCGCACCGCCGGACACGTCTTCGACCTGCCGGTGCGGCCCTCTCTCGCCGCGATCTGCGGACGCGACCGCGCGGCGGTCGACGCCGCCGCCGCCCGGCACGGCTGGGCGGCCGCGGAGACCGACTGGCGGGCGCTGATCGCCCGGGACGATGTGCAGCTGATCGACATCTGCACCCCGGGCGACAGCCATGCGGAGATCGCCATCGCCGCCCTGGAGGCGGGCAAACACGTGCTGTGCGAGAAGCCGCTCGCCAACACCGTCGCCGAGGCGGAGGCGATGGTCCGCGCCGCCGAGGCTGCGCAGGCCCGCGGCCAGGTGGCGATCGTGGGCTTCAACTACCGCAAGGTGCCCGCCATCACCTTCGCCCGGCAGCTCATCGCGGACGGCCGCCTCGGCACCCTGCGCCACGTACGCGCCAGCTACCTCCAGGACTGGCTGGTCGACCCGGCCTCCCCGCTCACCTGGCGCCTCAAGCGCGAGCACGCCGGGTCGGGTGCGCTGGGCGACCTGGGGGCGCACATCGTCGACCTCGCGCAATATCTCGCGGGGGAGCTGCTGACCGGGGTGTCGGCCGTGAGTGAGACCTTCGTACGGGAGCGGCCCCTGCTCTCCGGTGCGTCGGCCGGGCTCTCCGGCGGCGCCGACGCGGTGGAGCGGGGCGAGGTGACGGTGGACGACGCGGCCATCTTCACCGGCCGGCTCGCCTCCGGGGCGCTGGCCTCCTTCGAGGCGACCCGGATGGCCGCCGGCCGCAAGAACGCGCTGCGGCTGGAGATCAACGGCGAGCTGGGCTCGCTCGCCTTCGACCTGGAACGGCTCAACGAGCTGTCCTTCCACGACCACACCGAGCCCGCCGCCACCGCCGGCTTCCGCCGCATCCTGGTCACCGAACCCGAACACCCCTACCTGGAGGCCTGGTGGCCGCCGGGCCACGCCCTCGGGTACGAGCACACCTTCGTCCACCAGGCCCGTGACGTGGTCCGCACGATCGCCGAAGGCACCCCGCCCCGGCCCTCGTTCGCGGACGGCCTCCAGGTCCAGCGGGTGCTCGCCGCAGTCGAGGAGAGCGCCGCCAAGAACTCCGTGCACACCCCGGTCCCGTCCTCGTCCTAGGAGGTAGCCCGCCCATGCCCCGCCCCTTCACCCTGTTCACCGGCCAATGGGCCGACCTCCCGCTGGAGGAGGTCTGCAAGCACGCCCGTGACTTCGGCTACGACGGACTCGAACTCGCCTGCTGGGGAGATCACTTCGAGGTCGACAAGGCGCTCGCCGACCCCGGCTACCTGGACAGCAGGCACCAACTGCTGGACAGGTACGGGCTGAAGTGCTTCGCCATCTCCAACCACCTCGTCGGCCAGGCCGTCTGCGACCACCCGATCGACGAACGCCACCAGGGCATCCTGCCCGCCCGCATCTGGGGCGACGGCGAGGCCGAAGGCGTACGGCAGCGGGCCGCCGCCGAGATCGCGGACACCGCGCGGGCCGCCGCCGCCTTCGGGGTGGACACGGTCATCGGGTTCACCGGCTCCTCGATCTGGCACCTGGTCGCCATGTTCCCGCCGGTCCCGCCGCACATGATCGAACGCGGTTACGAGGACTTCGCGGAGCGCTGGAACCCGGTCCTGGACGTCTTCGACGCGGAGGGGGTGCGCTTCGCCCACGAGGTGCACCCGAGCGAGATCGCGTACGACTACTGGACCACCAAGCGCGCCCTCGAAGCGGTCGACAACCGGCCCGCGTTCGGGCTGAACTTCGACCCGAGCCACTTCGTCTGGCAGGACCTCGACCCGGTCGGCTTCCTCTACGACTTCCGGGACCGGATCTACCACGTGGACTGCAAGGAGGCCCGCAAGCGCCTCGACGGCCGCAACGGCCGCCTCGGCTCGCACCTGCCGTGGGGCGACCCCCGGCGCGGCTGGGACTTCGTCTCCGCCGGCCACGGTGACGTGCCCTGGGAGGACGTGTTCCGGATGCTCCGGTCCATCGGCTACGAGGGCCCGATCTCGGTGGAGTGGGAGGACGCGGGCATGGACCGGCTGGCCGGCGCCCCGGAAGCGCTTGCCAGCCTCAAGCGGTTCGACTTCGACCCGCCGTCGGCCTCCTTCGACGCGGCCTTCGGCGGCGGCGAGTAGCACCGCCCGTCAAGCCCCGGGGGCATGGTCCGTACCTGGGCCCCCAGCCCCCGGGGCTGCCTCGCCCTGCCCGGATTCTCCTTTGTCCTGGCGGAAGCAGAAGTTCGACTTACCTGTTGCACAAGGGCTTTCCGTCCCGGACGAACAGGTCTACCGTCCACCACGTGTACACGACATGACTCGCGTCACCGGGGTCACCCCCGTCCCTGGTGACGCACGCGCGGCAGTCCCCGCGCGGCACGGCAGCACCACCCGCCCGTACAACCGGCACTCTCCGGAGGACCCACGTGCACAGAACCAGAAAGCGGCTCCTGGCCCGGCCCCGCGTCCGCAAATCGCTCGCCCTCTTCACCGGCGGCCTGCTCGCCGCGGCGACCCTCACCCTCGGCTCCGCCCCCGGTGCCACCGCCCACCCCGGCCACCCCGAACACGAGGCGCCAGCCGCCGAGGACTTCCAGCAGGTCACCCTGGCCAAGGGGGCGGAGGAGACCGGTGAGCCCATGTCGCTCGCCGTCCTCCCCGACCGCAGCGTCCTGCACACCGCGCGCGGCGGCGAGCTCCGCATCACCGACAGCGCCGGCAACACCAGGATCTCCGGCACGCTCCCCGTGTACACGCACGACGAGGAAGGCCTCCAGGGCATCGGCGTCGACCCCGACTTCGCCGAGAACCGGGCCATCTACCTCTTCTACGCACCCCCCATGGACACCCCGGCGGGCGACGCCCCCGAGACCGGGTCCGCCGCCGACTTCGCCAAGTTCGACGGTGTCAACCGGCTCTCCCGCTTCGTGCTCAACGAGGACGGCACCCTCGACACCGCCAGTGAGAAGAAGGTCCTGGACGTTCCCACCTCGCGCGGTATCTGCTGCCACGTCGGCGGTGACATCGACTTCGACAAGGACGGGAACCTCTACCTCTCCACCGGCGACGACACCAACCCCTTCGCCTCCGACGGCTACACACCGATCGACGAGCGCCCCGACCGCAACCCGGCGTTCGACGCCCAGCGGACCTCCGGCAACACCAACGACCTCCGCGGCAAGCTCCTGCGCATCAAGGTCGCCGAGGACGGCTCGTACACCATCCCCGAGGGAAACCTCTTCGAGCCCGGCACGGACAAGACCCGCCCCGAGATCTACGCGATGGGCTTCCGCAACCCGTTCCGCTTCTCCGTCGACAAGGCCACCGGCATCGCGTACGTCGGAGACTACGGCCCCGACGCCGGTGCGGCCGACCCCAAGCGCGGCCCCTCCGGCCAGGTGGAGTTCGCCCGGGTGACCAAGGCCGGCAACTTCGGCTGGCCGTACTGCGTCGGCGACAACGAGCCGTACATCGACTACGACTTCGCCACCAAGGCCTCCGGCGCCGCCTTCGACTGCGCCAAGCCCAGGAACGAGTCGCCGAACAACACCGGCCTCGTCGACCTGCCCCCGGCCGAGGCCGCGTGGATCCCGTACGACGGCGGCTCGGTGCCCGAGTTCGGCTCCGGCTCCGAGTCCCCGATGGGCGGACCGGTCTACCGCTACGACGAGGACCTCGACTCCCCGGTCAAGTTCCCCGAGGCCTACGACGGCGACTTCTTCGCCGGTGAGTTCGGCCGCCGGTGGATCAAGCGCATCGAACAGGACGCGGACGGCACCGTCCAGTCCATCAACGACGTGCCGTGGTCCGGTACGCAGATCATGGACATGGCCTTCGGCCCGGACGGGGCGCTCTACGTCCTGGACTACGGCCTCGCCTGGTTCGGCGGCGACGAGAACTCCGCGCTCTACCGCATCGAGAACGCCACCGGAGGCCGCTCACCCATCGCCGAGGCCTCGGCGAACAAGACCTCCGGCACCGCACCGCTGAAGGTGAAGTTCTCCTCCGCCGGCACCGCCGACGGCGACGGCGACCCGTTGACGTACGCCTGGGACTTCGGCGACGGCGGAACCTCCACGGCCGCCAACCCGACGTACACGTACAAGAAGAACGGCACCTACGTCGCGACCCTCACCGCCGAGGACCCGACCGGGCGCACCGGCTCCGCCAGCGTCCACATCACCGTCGGCAACACCGCCCCGACCGTGGAGCTGGTGCTCCCCGAGGACGGGCAGCTCTTCGAGTTCGGTGACTCCGTGCCGTTCAAGGTGAACGTCAGCGACCCGGAGGACGGCACCATCGACTGCACCAAGGTCGAGGTCAAGTTCACCCTGGGCCACGACAGCCACGGCCATGACATCACCACCGAGCACGGCTGCGAAGGCACCATCAAGACCGCCATGGAAGGCGGTCACGACCCCAACGCCAACATCTACGGCGGGATCTCGGCCTCCTACACCGACAACGGCGGTGGCGGCCAGGCCAAGCTGACCGGCAGGGACCAGGCGCGCCTCCAGCCCAAGCACCGGCAGGCCGAGCACTTCGACGACTCCTTCGGCGTCACCACGCCGAGCAAGTCCAGCGCGCACGGCGGTAAGACCGTCGGTGACATCCACAACGACGACTGGATCTCCTTCAAGACCTACGTCCTCGGTGGCACCACCAAGCTCACCGCCCGTATCTCGTCCGCCGGTTCGGGCGGCTTCCTCGAAGTGCGCGCCGGATCGCCCACCGGCAAGATCCTCGGCTCCGGACCGGTCCCGGTGACCGGCAGCTGGGACACCTTCCAGGACATCGACATCCCGCTGCGCGGAGCCCCCAAGAAGAAGACCGACCTCTTCCTCGTCTTCAAGGGCGGCGACGGCGCGCTGTTCGACATCGACGACTTCGAGCTGTCGAACACCCCGGTCGACAAGACCGCCAAGCGCGTCCTGGTCTTCTCCAAGACCGCCGGATTCCGCCACGACTCCATCCCGGCCGGCATCGCCGCACTGAAGGAGATCGGCAAGGACACCAACATCACGGTCGACTCCACCGAGTCCGCCGCCCAGTTCACCACCAGCAACCTCGCCCGCTACGACGCCGTCGCCTTCCTCTCCACCACCGGTGACGTCCTCAACGCCGACCAGCAGAAGGCGTTCGAGAACTACGTGGCCACCGGCGGCGGTTACGTCGGCATCCACGCGGCCGCCGACACCGAGTACGACTGGGAGTTCTACGGCGGCCTGGTCGGCGCCTACTTCGACTCGCACCCGCAGATCCAGCCGGCCACCGTCCGCGTGGAGGACCACGACCATCCGGCCACCGCGCACCTGGACGAGGAGTGGGAGCGCACCGACGAGTGGTACAACTACCGCTCCAACCCCCGGGACAAGGCCAAGGTGCTGGCCACCCTGGACGAGACCACCTACACCGGCGGCAACATGAAGGGGGACCACCCGATCTCCTGGTGCCAGACCTACCAGGGCGGCCGCTCCTTCTACACCGGCCTCGGCCACACCAAGGAGTCCTACGCGGAGACGGCCTTCCGCCAGCACCTCTCCGGCGGCCTGCGCTACGCCACCGGCCAGGTCAAGGCCGACTGCAAGCCGAACAAGGACTACCGGCCCCTCTTCAACGGCAAGACGCTGGACGGGTGGAAGCAGGCCGGCCCCGGCAAGTTCTCCATCAGCGACGGCGCCCTGCACTCCGAGGGCGGCATGGGCCTGCTCACCTACCAGGCCAAGGAGCTGAAGGCGTACTCGCTCAAGCTGGACTGGAAGATGGCCGGTGACGACAACTCCGGTGTCTTCGTGGGCTTCCCGGAGTCCGACGACCCCTGGTCGGCCGTGAACAACGGCTACGAGATCCAGATCGACGCCACCGATGCCGCCGACCGCACCACCGGCGCCGTCTACGGGTTCAAGTCGGCCAACATCAAGGCCCGTGACCGCGTCCTGCGGCCGCCGGGCCAGTGGAACAGCTACGAGATCAAGGTCCAGGGCGAGCGTCTGCAGATCTTCCTCAACGGAGCGAAGATCAACGACTTCACCAACACCGACCCGGCCCGCAGCCTGAAGAACGGCTACATCGGACTCCAGAACCACGGGCCCGACGACCACGTTTCCTTCCGCAACATCCAACTGAAGGAGCTGCCCTCGAAGTAGGGCGGCCACCTCTGCCGACGGCGGACGGGGCAGGCACCGACCCCTTCCCCGCCCGCCGTCCTCCACCTCTTCATCCCCCAGGGAGGCAGCCCGTGACCGCACATGCCGATCGTGAACGCCGTACGGAGAGTCCAGACCGCACGGGCGCCCCAGGCCCCCGTACCGGCGTCTGGTTCATCGGAGCGCGCGGCTCCGTCGCCACCACCGCCACCGCGGGGTGCGCCGCCATCGCCGCGGGCCTCCACCCGCCGACCGGCATGGTCACCGAGACGCCCCCCTTCGCCGACAGCGGCCTGCCGCCCCTGACCTCGCTGGTCTTCGGCGGCCACGACACCCTGGACTGCCCGCTCGCCAAACGGGCCGAGGCGCTCGCCGAGGGCGGTGTGCTCCCGCACCGCCTCCCCACCGCCGTCCGCGCCGAACTCGACGCGGCCGACGCCGAGATACGCCCCGGCGGACCGCTCCCCGGGGAGACCCGCACCGACCAGGAACTCATCGCCGCGTTCGCCGCCGACCTCACCGACTTCGCCCACCGCCACGACCTGGCCCGTACGGTCGTCATCAACGTCTCCTCCACGGAGCCCGCCCCCGGTCCCGACGACCCCCGGCTCCCCGCCAGCTCGCTCTACGCCGCGGCCGCCCTCCGGGCCGGCTGCTCCTACGCCAACTTCACCCCCTCGACCGGCCTGCGCACCCCCGCCCTGGCCGACACCGTCGACTCCTGCGGGCTTCCCCACGCCGGACGCGACGGCAAGACCGGCCAGACGCTGCTCCGTTCCGTGCTCGCCCCGATGTTCCTCCAGCGCGCCCTGCCCGTACGGGCCTGGTCCGGGTCGAACCTGCTGGGCGGCGGGGACGGGGCGGCGCTGGCCGACCCGGCGGCGGCCGCCGCCAAGAACGCGGGCAAGGAACGAGTCCTGGCCGACACGTTCGGCACCGCCCCCGAGGGCGAGGTCCACATCGACGACGTGCCCGCGATGGGGGACTGGAAGACGGCCTGGGACCACATCGCCTTCGACGGTTTCCTCGGCTCCCGCATGATCCTCCAGACCATCTGGCAGGGCTGCGACTCGGCCCTCGCCGCCCCGCTCGTCCTGGACCTCGCCCGGCTGCTGGCCCGCTCGCACGAACTGGGACTGAGCGGGCCCCGGCCGGAGCTGGGCTTCTACTTCAAGGACCCGGACGGCGGCACCTCGGCCGCACTCGCCGAGCAGTACGCCACCTTGCTGGCCTTCGCCGAGCGGCTGCGGGGCAAGGCGTGAGGTGGCGACTGCGGCTGCTGTCGGCGCTCGGGGCGCTCCCCGCCGGGCTGCGGGCGGCACCGGCGGGGCTGAACGGCCACGCCGTACGGGGCGGGGCACCGGCCACCGCCCCCGAAGACGGCCTGTCCGGTGCGGGTGGGACTGCGCCCGCACCGGACAGGCACCCACCGTCCCCCGGTAGCGGGAGAGGGGACACCGTGCGTGCCTGGACCGAGCTGTTCCGGGTCTCCGCACTGTTCTCCGTGCCGGGTGACGCACTGGCCGGGGCGGCGGCGGTGGGCCGCAGCCCCGGCCGGGGCACCGCACTCGCGGTCGGCGCCTCGCTCTGCCTGTACGAGGCGGGGATGGCGCTCAACGACTGGGCGGACCGGGAGGAGGACGCCGTGGACCGCCCGCACCGGCCGATCCCTTCGGGCCGCATCAGCCCGCAGGCCGCCCTGGGCGCGGCCGGTCTCCTCACGGCGGCGGGCCTGGCCCTCGCGGCCCGGGCCGGTCGCCCGGCGCTGACGGTTGCCACGGGCCTGGCCGCCACGGTCTGGGCCTACGACCTCCACCTCAAGCACACGAAGGCGGGCCCGGCGGCGATGGCGGTGGCCCGCTCCCTGGACCTGCTGCTGGGGGCGTCAGCCACGGCCACGGCGGGGGCGCCCGCCGGCAGGGGCCCGAGGCCCGGAGCACGCACCGCGCGTCCGGCGCGTGGCGGGACCGTACGGCTCACCGCCATCCCCGACAACGTTGCCGCACCGCACCGTCCGGCGCTCGGCGCCCTGGCCGCCGCACTCCCCGCAGCCCTGGTGCTCGGGGCGCACACGTACGGCGTCACCGCCGTGTCCCGCCACGAGGCGCAGGGCGGGTCCACCGCCGTACCGCTGGCGGTCCTGGCCACGACGACGGCTCTGGGCGCGGCGGTGCTCGCGGTGGACCGGGGGCGGCGCACGGGCGGGACCGCAGTGCCGGGGGTACCGGGGCAACCGGAGCCTGGCGCGGGCGGCCTCGGGGCCCTTCCCCCGGCACACCAGGGCCAGGCCGTCGTGCCGGTACCGGGCACGACCGGGCTTCCCCCGGCGCGCCTGGCCACGACCGGCCTCACCGCCTCCACCCTCACCTCCCTCCTGCTCACCGCGTTCACCGGCGCCTACCTCCGTACCGCCGGACCACCCCTCCTGCACGCCGCCCTCAACCCGTCCCCGTCCCTCACCCAGCGGGCGGTCGGCGGCGGGATCCGGGCCATGATCCCGCTCCAGGCCGCGCTGGCCACCCGGGCCGGTGCACCCCGCTCCGGTCTCGCCGTCATGGCGCTCGTCCCCCTGGCCCGCGCCCTCTCCCGGAAGGTGAGCCCCACATGACCCTCCACCTCGGCTACGGCACCAACGGGCTCACCGACCTCCGCCTCGACGACGCCCTCGGCCTCCTCGCGGACCTCGGGTACGACGGCGTCGGCCTGACCCTCGACCATATGCACCTGGACCCCCTAGCCCCCGGCCTCGCCGAACGCACCCGCGAGGTCCGGCGCAGGCTCACCTCCCTCGGGCTCCGGGTCACCGTCGAGACCGGCGCCCGCTATGTCCTGGACCCGCGCCGCAAGCACGGCCCCTCCCTCCTCGACCCGGACCCCGAGGCCCGCGCCGCCCGCACCGCGCTGCTCGTCCGTGCCGTGGACGTGGCCGCCGAACTCGGCGCGCACGCCGTCCACTGCTTCAGCGGCATCACCCCACCGGCCACCTCCACGGACACCGCCTGGAAGCGCCTGACCGAGGCGATCACCCCGGTACTCGACGCCGCCGACCGCTCGGGCATCCCCATCGCCGTCGAACCCGAGCCCGGTCACCTCCTCG
This DNA window, taken from Streptomyces griseus subsp. griseus, encodes the following:
- a CDS encoding sugar ABC transporter ATP-binding protein, producing the protein MAPEPPLLTMSGITKSFPGVRALDGVDLEVQAGEVHCLLGQNGAGKSTLIKVLAGAHQPDDGEITWRGEAVRLKSPIAAMRLGIATIYQELDLVEGLSVAENVFLGHEPTSAGFIVRTGEGRSAAKALLSRLGHPEIDPARPVGSLSAAQQQIVSMARALSHDVRLIVMDEPSAALDPDEVDNLFRIVDSLTADGVAVVYISHRLEEIRRIGDRVTVLKDGRAVAVGLPAADTPTRDIVAMMTGRDVEYVFPPRPDEAVANTTEPVLKVQGLSRAGEFAPVDLELRPGEIVGLAGLVGSGRSEILETIYGARKASTGTVSVGGKQLRPGSVRAAVAAGIGLAPEERKAQALLMTESVTRNVSVSSLSRFARVGWIDRGGERRSAQQATRELSLRPDNPDTPIRTLSGGNQQKAVLARWLLRGCRVLLLDEPTRGVDVGARAELYAVIRRLADEGLAVLLVSSEVPEVLGLADRVLVLREGQVVHTAPAQELDEHRVLDLVMEGSPTP
- a CDS encoding ABC transporter permease; translation: MTQPAPSAQHNGPDKGALTGPAGPPPVKTGGQKPGLGLRLDVRILSLLGVLAALVLVGGITEPGAFLDTGNLQLILTQASVIGVVTVGMTFVITSGGIDLSVGAMVALASVWATTLATQEYGFAGIAFTAVVVGLAAGLVNGVLIAYGGMVPFIATLAMLASARGLALMITDGKTQIVTVDSVLSLGLPDSYFLGIPPLVMMFAAVTVIGWLILNRTTFGRRTVAVGGNAEAARLAGIDVRRQRLYLYLLSGMCCGIAAFMLIVLSGSGQNTNGNLYELDAIAAAIIGGTLLSGGRGTIVGSVLGVLIFTTITNIFALNNLQSDVQQIAKGAIIVAAVLVQRRTLRGGET
- a CDS encoding substrate-binding domain-containing protein, with amino-acid sequence MPETSRRGLLFGAAAISSGALLTACTSNEPKNAEPAGNSQPAADDKPGKPVTIGFAGPQADHGWLNAINVNAKSRAEKYSEVTLEITEGSNDTAAQIGQVKTLINKKVDVLVILPADGKALTQVGLEAMKAGIPVVNLDRIFASPQAYRCWVGGDNYGMGLNAGHYIGEQLKDKANAKVVELAGIDNLELTKQRSQGFADALKNYSNIKLVARQAADFTVESGQAKMAQLLQAQKQFDALWNHDDDQGVGALRAIQQAGRDEFIMVGGAGAKSAMDAIKADNSVLKATVLYPPTMAASAIDLARALGQSKGVSGLSEMEIPTSLTLYSAVVTKDNIDQYLPTGFN
- a CDS encoding Gfo/Idh/MocA family protein is translated as MARSQETEAQTAAPPTQARATLGVGMVGYAFMGAAHSQGWRTAGHVFDLPVRPSLAAICGRDRAAVDAAAARHGWAAAETDWRALIARDDVQLIDICTPGDSHAEIAIAALEAGKHVLCEKPLANTVAEAEAMVRAAEAAQARGQVAIVGFNYRKVPAITFARQLIADGRLGTLRHVRASYLQDWLVDPASPLTWRLKREHAGSGALGDLGAHIVDLAQYLAGELLTGVSAVSETFVRERPLLSGASAGLSGGADAVERGEVTVDDAAIFTGRLASGALASFEATRMAAGRKNALRLEINGELGSLAFDLERLNELSFHDHTEPAATAGFRRILVTEPEHPYLEAWWPPGHALGYEHTFVHQARDVVRTIAEGTPPRPSFADGLQVQRVLAAVEESAAKNSVHTPVPSSS
- a CDS encoding sugar phosphate isomerase/epimerase family protein, producing MPRPFTLFTGQWADLPLEEVCKHARDFGYDGLELACWGDHFEVDKALADPGYLDSRHQLLDRYGLKCFAISNHLVGQAVCDHPIDERHQGILPARIWGDGEAEGVRQRAAAEIADTARAAAAFGVDTVIGFTGSSIWHLVAMFPPVPPHMIERGYEDFAERWNPVLDVFDAEGVRFAHEVHPSEIAYDYWTTKRALEAVDNRPAFGLNFDPSHFVWQDLDPVGFLYDFRDRIYHVDCKEARKRLDGRNGRLGSHLPWGDPRRGWDFVSAGHGDVPWEDVFRMLRSIGYEGPISVEWEDAGMDRLAGAPEALASLKRFDFDPPSASFDAAFGGGE